One Spinacia oleracea cultivar Varoflay chromosome 4, BTI_SOV_V1, whole genome shotgun sequence DNA segment encodes these proteins:
- the LOC130471585 gene encoding uncharacterized protein, whose product MQDQSESSSISSKMGPLRDIRNKKRKDKQITPIIDADLLESINKENPVTEEEEEEEEEEEESDLSKQRKSLQEQQKMVQELQRKLIEQEKKLEMREQKKMVEKEMEDKEKNSIEDPEKQEEHEKDEDEVKVPEGQEEPERKDEADGTNTETVPMLQNEMKKDGQEAGEEPQKSKGKSKKTVPNRKRTSPMLKEEFPALIKERGSKINQIVVREVYKDEEDEEEGEEEVESEAVIKKGKRVVEKRGTKGKQIVVADEVMEDMDDEEENALVVAKPKG is encoded by the exons ATGCAGGATCAGTCAGAGTCATCATCTATCTCCTCAAAAATGGGCCCTCTCCGA GATATAAGAAACAAAAAGAGGAAGGACAAACAAATTACACCAATAATTGATGCAGATTTGTTGGAAAGTATCAACAAAGAAAATCCAGTaactgaagaagaagaagaagaagaagaagaagaagaagaaagcga TCTTTCCAAACAAAGGAAATCATTGCAAGAGCAACAGAAGATGGTGCAAGAACTACAAAGAAAGCTGATAGAACAGGAAAAGAAGCTGGAGATGAGAGAACAAAAAAAGATGGTTGAGAAAGAAATGGAAGATAAAGAAAAAAATTCAATCGAAGATCCTGAGAAGCAGGAAGAACATGAAAAGGATGAGGATGAGGTAAAAGTGCCTGAAGGGCAGGAAGAACCTGAGAGGAAAGATGAAGCAGATGGAACAAACACGGAAACAGTTCCCATGTTACAAAATGAAATGAAGAAAGATGGACAAGAAGCTGGCGAGGAACCTCAAAAATCAAAGGGGAAATCTAAGAAAACAGTACCAAACAGAAAAAGAACAAG TCCAATGCTGAAGGAAGAATTTCCTGCTCTTATCAAAGAG AGGGGTAGCAAAATTAATCAGATAGTTGTGAGGGAAGTTTATAAAGAcgaggaagatgaagaagaaggtGAAGAAGAAGTGGAAAGTGAGGCTGTAATAAAGAAGGGGAAAAGAGTAGTTGAGAAG AGAGGTACAAAAGGTAAACAAATTGTTGTTGCTGATGAGGTCATGGAGGATATGGATGATGAGGAAGAAAATGCTTTGGTTGTTGCCAAACCAAAAGGCTGA
- the LOC110776230 gene encoding protein FAR1-RELATED SEQUENCE 5-like — protein sequence MENSQIFHDLSVSTSVSNDSSSSSHSNSSAENQTYEDFEEPVSLEGSVVKDDDEAYELYNSHAFRKGFGTRKDVVVPKSFKKIDRRTGCKASVQFDVDKKTGVYVLSKHCRLHNHSMVPANKKYLIRSYRHISKEQLAFLTTFTCSDTTLADILRAMMKKVCGEAHLGFTVPDAYDALTNFFWRDGRMRSDYEAFGDLLIHDTTYRTNKYDMICGPFVGMNLHTQNIMFGVGFILYKKAGSFDWLFNSFLTSMGGKQTVTIMTDQCSAMDKAIREVFPKSRHQLCMWHIGENAVVNIKGVMAKEGFKRQFDYVLKYSDTVVDFLADYNCAKHSWIIRLYSLKEKWCPAYNKEWFSGGVLSSQRSDRDYKSFYF from the exons atggAAAATTCTCAAATATTCCATGATTTATCTGTTTCAACATCAGTTTCgaatgattcttcttcttcttctcattCAAATTCTTCAGCTGAAAATCAGACTTACGAAG ATTTTGAAGAACCAGTTTCATTAGAGGGAAGTGTAGTTAAGGATGATGATGAGGCGTATGAGTTATACAACAGTCATGCATTTAGGAAAGGTTTTGGTACTAGGAAGG ATGTTGTTGTGCctaaatcctttaaaaaaattgataggagAACTGGATGCAAGGCTTCAGTTCAGTTTGATGTTGATAAGAAAACTGGAGTGTATGTTCTTTCTAAACATTGTCGTCTGCATAACCATTCAATGGTTCCTGCTAATAAGAAATACCTTATTAGGTCATATAGGCACATTTCAAAAGAACAGTTGGcttttcttactacttttacttGTAGTGACACTACGCTTGCTGATATTCTTAGAGCTATGATGAAAAAAGTTTGTGGTGAGGCGCATTTAGGCTTCACTGTTCCCGATGCGTATGATGct TTGACCAATTTTTTTTGGAGAGATGGAAGAATGCGGTCTGATTATGAAGCATTTGGTGATTTATTGATTCATGATACGACTTATCGTACTAATAAATACGATATGATTTGTGGGCCTTTTGTTGGAATGAATCTTCACACCCAAAATATCATGTTTGGAGTTGGTTTTATATTGTATAAGAAGGCAGGTAGTTTTGACtggctttttaattcttttttgaCTTCCATGGGAGGGAAGCAAACTGTGACTATCATGACTGATCAATGTTCTGCCATGGACAAGGCTATAAG GGAAGTGTTTCCAAAATCGAGGCATCAGTTGTGTATGTGGCACATTGGAGAAAATGCAGTTGTAAACATCAAAGGTGTTATGGCCAAAGAAGGATTCAAACGTCAGtttgattatgttttgaaatATAGTGACACAGTTGTTGA TTTTTTGGCTGATTACAATTGCGCTAAACATTCATGGATAATAAGGTTATATAGTTTGAAGGAGAAATGGTGTCCTGCATATAACAAAGAGTGGTTTTCTGGGGGTGTTTTATCTTCTCAAAGGAGTGATCGAGACTACAAATCATTCTATTTCTAG